The Faecalibacterium prausnitzii genome includes a window with the following:
- a CDS encoding CBS domain-containing protein → MNILFFLSPKQDLMYVYDDFTLRQTLEKWENNRYASIPVLNRKGEYVGTLTEGDILWGLKKYHGLDLEAAEDVPISSFAHKRDYKAVTVSTSMDQLIEAAMNQNFVPVVDDRGMFIGIVRRQAIIRYCYDKARAEQPAAKPARRREMASAAAN, encoded by the coding sequence ATGAACATTTTGTTTTTCCTTTCCCCCAAGCAGGACCTGATGTATGTCTACGATGACTTCACCCTGCGGCAGACCTTGGAAAAATGGGAGAACAACCGCTACGCATCCATTCCGGTGCTCAACCGCAAAGGCGAATATGTGGGCACCCTGACCGAGGGGGATATCCTCTGGGGGCTGAAAAAATATCATGGCCTGGACCTGGAAGCCGCCGAGGACGTGCCCATTTCCAGCTTTGCCCACAAGCGGGATTACAAAGCCGTGACCGTGAGCACCAGCATGGACCAGCTCATCGAAGCGGCCATGAACCAGAACTTTGTGCCGGTGGTGGACGACCGGGGCATGTTCATCGGCATCGTCCGGCGGCAGGCCATCATCCGGTATTGCTACGATAAGGCCCGCGCTGAGCAGCCCGCCGCAAAACCGGCCCGGCGGCGGGAAATGGCGTCAGCTGCGGCAAACTGA
- a CDS encoding Na/Pi cotransporter family protein — MDITHITSLLGGIALFLYGMSIMGAGLEKLAGGKMQGVLQKLTSSTIKGVIFGTLITGVIQSSAGTVVICVGLVNSGIMTLTQSVGVIMGANIGTTVTGQLIRMADISGDSLWLTLMQPKTFAPVVAFIGCIFYVFLRNAKKKNIGQIMLGFGILFTGMNLMDTGVSPLRESAAFQDLFVSMTNPILGVLVGVVVTVIIQSSSASVGILQALSSTGLVTFGSAIPIILGAHIGTAFTPLLTIGGSSKDGKRTALIHLYFNIIGSVVLMAAIYAVRYTIGIPVWGDVMNKSSIANIHTMSSVAAMLLFLPFSSVLSKLAVLTVPDSAEEAQELSMPVLDERLFKSPAVALQQAKNAVVKMSRRAARNVNLSAPLLLKMDEDVVSAVNVRENLIDRMEVEISNYLIKMTDQELGDDESHAVTELLNFVTEYERIGDYAVNIMEKSEELYEKEASFSDHAKEELKLLTGAMERVLDLTNDAFENNDVALARQVEPLEEVIDIMVEKLRDQHIKRLKNGICSIDTGVVFLDVLNNVERISDHCSNIAARLIGMNQGDDYDSHTLKSLMHHNPTKEYSLHYEQCCKDYLVPLEAMEA; from the coding sequence ATGGATATCACACACATCACCTCTCTGTTGGGCGGTATTGCGCTGTTCCTGTACGGCATGTCGATCATGGGCGCCGGCCTGGAGAAGCTGGCGGGCGGCAAGATGCAGGGCGTATTGCAAAAGCTGACCTCTTCCACCATCAAGGGCGTCATTTTCGGCACCCTTATCACCGGCGTCATCCAGTCGTCGGCGGGCACGGTCGTCATCTGTGTCGGCCTTGTCAACTCCGGGATCATGACCCTCACGCAGTCGGTAGGCGTGATCATGGGTGCGAATATTGGTACGACTGTCACCGGCCAGCTCATCCGCATGGCGGATATCTCCGGCGACAGCCTGTGGCTGACCCTGATGCAGCCCAAGACCTTCGCACCGGTGGTCGCGTTTATTGGCTGCATTTTTTATGTGTTCCTGCGCAACGCCAAGAAAAAGAACATCGGCCAGATCATGCTGGGCTTCGGCATCCTGTTCACCGGCATGAACCTGATGGATACCGGCGTTTCGCCCCTGCGGGAGAGCGCGGCGTTCCAAGACCTGTTCGTCAGCATGACCAACCCCATCCTCGGCGTTCTCGTGGGCGTGGTGGTCACGGTCATCATCCAGTCGTCCTCGGCATCGGTCGGTATTTTGCAGGCACTGTCCAGCACCGGCCTTGTCACCTTCGGTTCGGCCATCCCCATCATCCTGGGTGCCCACATCGGCACGGCATTCACCCCGCTGCTGACCATCGGCGGCTCCTCCAAGGATGGCAAGCGCACCGCGCTGATCCACCTTTATTTTAATATCATCGGCAGCGTGGTGCTGATGGCGGCTATCTATGCGGTGCGCTACACCATCGGCATCCCTGTCTGGGGCGATGTGATGAACAAGAGCTCCATCGCAAACATCCACACCATGTCCAGCGTGGCGGCGATGCTCCTCTTCCTGCCGTTCAGCAGTGTGCTGTCGAAGCTGGCTGTCCTCACCGTGCCCGACAGCGCCGAGGAAGCGCAGGAGCTCAGTATGCCTGTGCTGGACGAGCGCCTGTTCAAGAGCCCGGCCGTTGCCCTGCAGCAGGCCAAGAACGCGGTGGTCAAGATGTCCCGCCGTGCTGCCCGCAACGTGAACCTGTCGGCTCCGCTGCTGCTCAAGATGGACGAAGATGTCGTGAGCGCGGTGAACGTCCGGGAGAACCTCATCGACCGGATGGAGGTCGAGATCTCCAACTACCTCATCAAGATGACCGACCAGGAGCTGGGCGACGACGAGAGCCATGCCGTGACCGAGCTGCTGAACTTCGTCACCGAGTACGAGCGCATCGGCGACTATGCCGTCAACATCATGGAAAAATCCGAGGAGCTTTATGAGAAGGAAGCGTCCTTCAGCGACCACGCAAAGGAGGAGCTCAAGCTCCTCACCGGCGCGATGGAGCGCGTACTGGACCTGACGAACGACGCCTTTGAGAACAATGACGTCGCATTGGCCCGCCAGGTGGAGCCGCTGGAAGAGGTCATCGACATCATGGTCGAAAAGCTGCGCGACCAGCACATCAAGCGCCTGAAGAACGGCATCTGCTCCATCGACACCGGCGTCGTCTTCCTGGATGTGCTGAACAATGTGGAGCGCATTTCCGACCACTGCTCCAACATCGCGGCCCGTCTGATCGGCATGAACCAGGGCGACGACTACGACTCCCACACCCTGAAGAGCCTGATGCACCACAACCCCACCAAGGAATACTCGCTCCATTACGAACAGTGCTGCAAGGACTA